One Camelina sativa cultivar DH55 chromosome 3, Cs, whole genome shotgun sequence genomic window carries:
- the LOC104776656 gene encoding uncharacterized protein LOC104776656, with the protein MAQHPIPPIVNIAQNLQYKDHPQADKAVLDALEASTQDWLTAPQWLTLFQNAQLFDPENSFNIPAEEEGLYRVDNNHMQDRNTWLIRSAQSSCSQMIHEKNKDGQKNKNSLVLV; encoded by the exons ATGGCGCAGCATCCTATTCCTCCAATTGTGAATATCGCACAAAATCTGCAGTACAAGGATCATCCACAAGCAGATAAAG CTGTGTTAGATGCATTAGAAGCATCAACTCAAGATTGGCTCACAGCACCTCAGTGGCTGACACTTTTCCAGAATGCACAACTATTTGATCCAGAAAATAGCTTCAACATTCCAGCTGAGGAAGAGGGACTCTACCGTGTGGATAACAATCACATGCAAGACCGGAATACGTGGCTGATACGAAGTGCCCAGTCTAGTTGTAGTCAGATGATacatgagaaaaacaaagatggaCAGAAGAATAAAAACAGTTTGGTGCTGGTTTGA
- the LOC104776659 gene encoding phosphatidylinositol 4-kinase gamma 5-like has translation MSRKLDSPVQTQMAVALVKSPLTGEFREFNKVGLKSPVGRRRVFVQTETGCVLGLELDRSDNAHTVKRKLQVALNFPTEESSLTFGDLVLNNDLTAVRRDSPLLLTRNNFHRSSSTPCLSPMKDDLQQRRDESSPIEILGNSVSFSFVKQMAKDITKAVKRGIDPVAVHSGLGGAYYFKNSRGESVAIVKPTDEEPFAPNNPKGFVGKALGQPGLKRSVRVGETGYREVAAYLLDKEHFANVPPTALVKITHSIFNVNSGVKASKSTEKMLVSKIASLQQFIPHDYDASEHGTSNFPVSAVHRIGILDIRILNTDRHSGNLLVKKLDGDGMFGQVELVPIDHGLSLPETLEDPYFEWIHWPQASIPFSEDELKYIANLDPFGDCEMLRRELPMVREASLRVLVLCTIFLKEAAANGLCLAEIGEMMTREVHPGDEEPSEIEVVCLEAMSLIGEKEAESPRSDVGSDVEFQFDIDCEEATDCTKKLAFPLGLTFGNARNQLSKVEETTEDEEEEEDKEEEENDRADLEKMQTITKLSMSLKSTLLGEKSQKYQKHPGARVESAYASSAHRSADEQMPSSTSFVKLAEMSEEEWTMFLEKYQELLYPAFEKRKSITLGQKQRQRLGTSCQF, from the coding sequence ATGTCACGTAAGCTTGATAGTCCTGTTCAGACGCAGATGGCAGTGGCACTTGTAAAGAGCCCCTTGACCGGGGAATTTCGTGAGTTTAACAAGGTTGGGTTGAAGTCACCTGTGGGTCGTAGGCGGGTTTTTGTTCAAACAGAGACTGGTTGTGTACTGGGGTTGGAGTTGGATCGTAGTGATAATGCGCACACTGTGAAAAGGAAGTTGCAAGTTGCTCTGAATTTCCCAACCGAGGAAAGCTCGTTGACCTTTGGGGATTTGGTCCTTAACAATGATCTTACTGCTGTTAGACGTGATTCTCCTCTCCTTTTAACTCGGAACAATTTTCATAGGAGTTCATCTACTCCATGCCTTTCTCCAATGAAGGATGACCTTCAGCAGCGTAGAGATGAGAGCAGTCCTATTGAGATTCTTGGgaactctgtttctttctcttttgtgaaGCAAATGGCAAAGGATATTACAAAAGCAGTGAAGAGGGGCATTGATCCAGTTGCTGTTCATAGTGGGCTTGGAGGGGCCTATTACTTTAAGAACAGCCGAGGAGAGAGTGTTGCAATTGTTAAACCAACTGATGAGGAGCCATTTGCTCCTAATAACCCGAAAGGTTTTGTTGGTAAGGCGCTTGGACAACCTGGGTTGAAGCGTTCAGTGCGGGTTGGGGAAACAGGCTACAGAGAAGTTGCAGCTTATCTCCTCGACAAGGAGCATTTTGCAAATGTTCCTCCCACTGCTCTTGTGAAGATTACTCACTCTATCTTCAATGTCAACAGTGGAGTGAAGGCAAGCAAGTCTACGGAGAAAATGTTGGTGAGCAAGATTGCTTCGTTGCAGCAGTTTATACCTCATGATTATGATGCTAGCGAGCACGGAACATCAAATTTCCCTGTTTCAGCTGTACACCGTATAGGGATTCTTGACATCAGAATCTTAAACACAGACAGGCACTCAGGGAACCTTCTGGTTAAGAAACTGGATGGTGATGGAATGTTTGGCCAGGTGGAGCTAGTTCCAATCGATCATGGTCTTAGTTTGCCTGAAACTCTAGAGGACCCTTACTTTGAGTGGATTCATTGGCCACAGGCATCGATCCCATTCTCTGAAGATGAGCTGAAGTACATAGCAAATCTGGATCCTTTTGGAGATTGTGAGATGCTGCGAAGGGAACTTCCAATGGTACGAGAGGCTAGTCTCCGTGTTCTAGTTCTTTGCACAATTTTTCTCAAGGAAGCTGCTGCTAATGGCCTATGTTTGGCTGAAATTGGCGAGATGATGACAAGAGAGGTTCATCCTGGAGACGAGGAGCCGAGTGAGATTGAAGTGGTTTGTCTTGAGGCTATGAGTTTGATAGGAGAGAAGGAAGCTGAGTCCCCAAGATCAGACGTGGGAAGTGATGTTGAATTCCAGTTCGATATAGATTGTGAGGAAGCAACTGATTGTACGAAAAAACTAGCATTCCCACTCGGACTCACTTTTGGAAATGCTCGTAATCAGTTATCAAAGGTGGAAGAAACaacagaggatgaagaagaagaagaagacaaagaggaggaagagaatgaCCGAGCTGATCTAGAGAAAATGCAGACGATTACCAAGCTTTCAATGTCTCTCAAGAGCACTCTTCTTGGTGAGAAGAGCCAGAAATATCAGAAACACCCAGGAGCAAGAGTGGAGAGCGCATATGCATCATCTGCGCACAGGAGTGCAGACGAACAGATGCCGTCTAGCACTAGCTTTGTGAAACTGGCAGAAATGAGTGAAGAGGAATGGACGATGTTCCTGGAGAAGTATCAAGAGCTGCTTTATCCAGCATTTGAAAAGCGCAAGTCGATAACTTTAGGACAGAAGCAAAGGCAGAGGCTGGGGACTTCGTGTCAGTTTTGA